A single region of the Sorghum bicolor cultivar BTx623 chromosome 9, Sorghum_bicolor_NCBIv3, whole genome shotgun sequence genome encodes:
- the LOC8080932 gene encoding GDP-mannose 4,6 dehydratase 2, translating into MAHSNSAAATALAPARKVALITSITGLLLSKRYEVLDHIRRSSNFNTQRLDHIYHDLHAVSSSPRSPMRLHYADLSDSSSLRCALDAIGPDEVYNLAAQSHVAISFEVPDYTADVTATRALHLLEVVRLSCKSIRYYHATPRRCSAPRRHRRARTHPSTRAPPTPLPRSSCTAGIGARHGESTINRDLPFVADANVRCGKRKVPVMVNSYVVVLVAKPMSMAQGFK; encoded by the exons ATGGCTCATTCCAACAGCGCGGCCGCCACTGCCCTTGCGCCAGCGCGGAAGGTGGCGCTGATCACGAGCATCACGGGGCTGCTCCTATCCAAGAGGTACGAGGTGCTGGACCACATCCGCCGCTCCTCCAACTTCAACACGCAGCGACTGGACCACATCTACCACGACCTGCACGCGGTGTCGTCGTCGCCGCGGTCCCCGATGCGGCTCCACTACGCTGACCTCTCCGACTCCTCGTCCCTCCGCTGCGCGCTCGACGCCATTGGCCCCGACGAGGTCTACAACCTCGCCGCGCAGTCGCACGTCGCCATCTCCTTCGAGGTCCCCGACTACACCGCCGACGTCACCGCCACGAGGGCGCTCCACCTGCTCGAGGTCGTCCGCCTCTCGTGCAAGTCCATCCGCTACTACCATGCGACTCCTCGGAGATGTTCAGCTCCACGCCGCCACCGCAGAGCGAGGACACACCCTTCCACCCGCGCTCCCCCTACGCCGCTGCCAAGGTCGTCGTGCACTG CGGGCATAGGCGCCCGCCACGGTGAGTCCacgattaaccgtgaccttCCATTCGTGGCGGACGCCAATGTCCGCTGCGGTAAACGTAAAGTGCCCGTCATGGTTAACAGTTATGTAGTAGTGCTAGTGGCAAAACCCATGTCCATGGCGCAAggttttaaatag